Proteins co-encoded in one Sulfuricaulis limicola genomic window:
- a CDS encoding FAD-binding oxidoreductase, translating into MNSMAITQLDGSPGTLAISDIDEFAKRLRGRLVRRGDADYAGVRAVWNGMIEKQPALIARVQGVADVIETICFARKHDLLISVRGGGHNVAGTALCDGGLTIDLSQMKAVLVNADAREAVVQPGATWGDVDRETQLYGLAVPSGIISNTGVPGLTLGGGFGWLSRKYGYTCDNLLEAELITAEGQVVRASAKENADLFWGLRGGGGNFGVVTAFRFRLQPAGPQVMGGMILYPLDKAAEVLEFFREFTASAPEELGALAVLRPAPPAPFLPKELHGKPVVAIVVCYHGDPVEGARVLKPLKEFGRPLADVIGPKPFTAMQTMLDGGQLAGRQYYWKSEYLREIRDDAIDTLIAQARQLGSPHSAILVFQLGGAISRVGATETAASGRDARYIVNIAGAWENKSDTGREVKWVRDTWAALRPFGTGAVYVNFMADDERPERLHAAYGTAIYQRLAALKDRYDPDNFFRTNQNIRPAQERRPVEVAAVN; encoded by the coding sequence ATGAACTCAATGGCGATTACGCAACTCGACGGCAGTCCGGGAACATTAGCAATATCTGATATTGATGAATTCGCCAAGCGTCTGCGCGGGCGACTGGTGCGGCGCGGCGACGCCGACTACGCCGGCGTGCGCGCCGTGTGGAACGGCATGATCGAAAAACAGCCGGCACTGATCGCGCGCGTGCAGGGCGTGGCCGACGTCATCGAGACGATCTGCTTTGCCCGTAAACACGACCTGCTCATCTCGGTGCGCGGCGGCGGGCACAACGTTGCCGGCACCGCCTTGTGCGACGGCGGCCTCACCATCGACCTGTCGCAGATGAAGGCCGTGCTGGTAAACGCCGATGCGCGCGAGGCGGTGGTGCAACCGGGCGCCACCTGGGGCGACGTGGACCGCGAGACCCAGCTGTATGGACTGGCCGTGCCGAGTGGGATCATTTCCAACACCGGCGTCCCGGGGCTGACGCTGGGCGGCGGCTTCGGCTGGTTGAGCCGCAAGTACGGTTACACCTGCGACAACCTGCTCGAGGCCGAGCTGATCACCGCGGAAGGGCAGGTCGTGCGCGCGAGCGCAAAGGAGAACGCCGATCTGTTCTGGGGCCTGCGCGGCGGCGGCGGGAACTTCGGCGTGGTGACGGCGTTCAGGTTTCGCCTCCAGCCGGCGGGCCCGCAGGTCATGGGCGGCATGATTCTGTATCCGCTGGATAAGGCCGCCGAGGTCCTGGAGTTCTTCCGCGAATTCACCGCTTCCGCCCCCGAGGAGCTGGGGGCCCTGGCGGTACTGCGCCCGGCGCCGCCGGCGCCGTTCCTGCCGAAGGAGCTGCACGGCAAGCCGGTGGTGGCGATCGTCGTTTGCTACCACGGCGATCCGGTGGAGGGCGCGCGCGTGCTCAAGCCGCTCAAGGAATTCGGCCGGCCGCTCGCGGACGTCATCGGGCCGAAGCCGTTCACCGCGATGCAGACCATGCTCGACGGCGGCCAGCTCGCCGGTCGGCAGTATTACTGGAAGTCCGAGTATCTGCGCGAAATCAGGGATGACGCGATCGATACCCTGATCGCGCAGGCGCGTCAGCTCGGCTCGCCACATTCGGCGATCCTGGTGTTCCAGCTCGGCGGTGCCATCAGCCGCGTCGGCGCGACCGAGACCGCCGCCAGCGGACGCGATGCACGCTATATCGTCAACATCGCCGGCGCCTGGGAGAACAAGAGTGATACCGGACGCGAGGTGAAGTGGGTGCGCGACACCTGGGCGGCGCTGCGGCCGTTCGGCACCGGCGCGGTGTATGTCAATTTCATGGCTGACGACGAACGCCCGGAACGGCTGCACGCCGCCTACGGAACCGCGATTTATCAACGGCTGGCGGCGCTCAAGGACCGCTACGATCCGGATAATTTCTTCCGCACCAACCAGAACATCCGTCCGGCGCAGGAACGTCGTCCGGTCGAAGTGGCGGCGGTGAATTGA
- a CDS encoding winged helix-turn-helix transcriptional regulator — protein sequence MKGYGQFCPVAKAAEVLGERWTLLVVRELLCGSRHFNDLRRGVPLMSPTLLSQRLKQLERAGIIEREPDRQNKQGMAYQLTAAGHELTPVVMMLGNWGQRWARSDLKREDLDPALLMWDMHRRLNTEKLPAQRTVLQFEFRDVNSAKRFWWLVIKRDEVDVCMKRPGYDVDVQITTRLKTLAAVWIGDVRLRDAIKEGQIELQGPSQLTHQLDSWLALSTFANIKPATRA from the coding sequence ATGAAAGGTTACGGACAATTCTGCCCGGTGGCCAAGGCCGCCGAAGTATTGGGTGAACGCTGGACACTGCTGGTGGTGCGCGAACTGCTGTGCGGCAGCCGCCACTTCAACGACCTGCGGCGCGGCGTGCCGCTGATGTCGCCGACGCTGCTGTCGCAACGCCTCAAGCAGCTTGAGCGCGCCGGCATCATCGAGCGCGAGCCGGACCGGCAGAACAAACAGGGCATGGCCTACCAGCTCACCGCCGCCGGCCACGAATTGACGCCGGTGGTGATGATGCTCGGCAACTGGGGGCAACGCTGGGCGCGCAGCGACCTCAAGCGCGAGGATCTCGACCCGGCGCTGCTGATGTGGGACATGCACCGGCGGCTCAACACCGAGAAGCTGCCAGCGCAGCGCACGGTGCTGCAGTTTGAATTTCGCGACGTGAACAGCGCCAAGCGCTTCTGGTGGCTGGTGATCAAGCGCGACGAGGTGGACGTGTGCATGAAACGTCCGGGCTACGACGTGGATGTGCAAATCACCACGAGGCTGAAGACATTGGCCGCCGTCTGGATCGGCGATGTCCGCCTGCGCGATGCCATCAAAGAGGGACAAATCGAGCTGCAAGGACCGAGTCAGCTTACGCATCAGCTCGACTCGTGGCTGGCGCTCAGCACCTTCGCCAATATCAAACCGGCCACCAGGGCCTGA
- a CDS encoding prenyltransferase yields the protein MLPAEPTLAALPNTVQRYFLATRPAFLSVTLFGALIGLGTAQIDGVQIVWLTAFVTVVFALLAHAGVNVLNDYYDALNGTDAINTERVFPYTGGSRFIQNGVLTLAQTARFGVALFAAVMLAGIWLTANSGNGLLAIGLAGLVIGWGYSAAPLRLNSRGAGELCVLTGFALIVVGADYVQRHAFSPMPVVASLSYALLVTNILYINQFPDRQADAAAGKRHWVVRLAPEQARWGYVVLALAANAWLIGAVLAGVLPALALVALVAAIPSARAAADLFRYAAQPRALMPAIRRTIAAALLHSLLLSCALFL from the coding sequence ATGCTACCCGCCGAACCGACCCTGGCGGCCCTGCCCAACACGGTGCAACGCTATTTCCTGGCAACCCGTCCGGCGTTCCTGAGCGTCACCTTGTTCGGCGCATTGATCGGCCTGGGAACCGCGCAGATCGACGGCGTTCAGATCGTCTGGCTGACGGCGTTCGTGACCGTGGTGTTCGCGCTGCTGGCGCACGCGGGAGTGAATGTCCTGAATGACTATTACGACGCCCTGAATGGCACGGATGCCATCAACACCGAGCGCGTGTTTCCCTACACCGGCGGCAGCCGTTTTATCCAGAACGGCGTGCTCACGCTGGCGCAGACGGCGCGTTTCGGCGTGGCGCTGTTCGCGGCGGTCATGCTGGCCGGAATCTGGCTGACCGCGAACTCCGGAAACGGCCTGCTGGCGATCGGCCTGGCCGGGCTCGTCATCGGCTGGGGCTACTCGGCCGCGCCGCTCCGGCTCAACAGCCGCGGGGCCGGCGAGCTGTGCGTCCTGACCGGGTTCGCGCTGATCGTGGTTGGCGCCGACTATGTACAGCGGCACGCGTTCTCGCCGATGCCGGTCGTCGCTTCCCTGTCGTACGCGCTGCTCGTGACCAACATTCTCTACATCAACCAGTTTCCTGACCGCCAGGCCGATGCCGCCGCCGGCAAACGCCATTGGGTGGTGCGGCTGGCGCCGGAACAGGCGCGTTGGGGTTATGTCGTACTGGCGCTGGCCGCCAACGCCTGGTTGATCGGCGCGGTACTCGCCGGCGTGCTGCCGGCGCTGGCGTTGGTGGCGCTGGTGGCTGCGATACCCAGTGCCCGCGCCGCGGCCGATTTGTTCCGCTATGCGGCCCAGCCACGCGCGCTCATGCCGGCGATCCGGCGCACCATCGCGGCGGCCTTGCTGCACAGTCTGTTGCTTTCGTGCGCGCTGTTCTTATAG
- a CDS encoding nuclear transport factor 2 family protein has product MKATQQRFTSEEQGVLDTFKKHVSAFTSGNLDAVLDDFAEHAVVMTPDGVFEGRDRIRALYQGLLAEFGTIDKGDSPGISVDALHVRHNTLFIAWHAESTRHVFPFGADMFVCDGNKIERQSIAFSPPRVRA; this is encoded by the coding sequence ATGAAAGCGACTCAACAAAGATTCACGAGCGAGGAACAGGGTGTGCTGGATACGTTCAAAAAACACGTCTCGGCCTTCACCTCCGGAAACCTCGATGCCGTGCTCGACGATTTCGCCGAGCACGCTGTGGTCATGACGCCGGACGGTGTGTTCGAGGGCCGGGACCGGATCCGCGCCCTTTACCAGGGCCTGCTGGCGGAGTTCGGCACCATCGACAAGGGCGACTCGCCAGGGATCAGCGTGGATGCGCTGCACGTCCGGCACAACACCCTGTTCATCGCGTGGCACGCCGAGTCGACCCGCCACGTGTTTCCGTTCGGGGCCGACATGTTCGTTTGCGATGGAAACAAGATTGAACGCCAGTCGATTGCGTTCAGCCCGCCCCGGGTCCGGGCGTAA
- the recQ gene encoding DNA helicase RecQ, protein MTRNNTSSGTHDKPLHILRSVFGYEHFRAPQAEVIDTLMRGGDALVLMPTGGGKSLCFQIPSIARAGTGIVVSPLIALMQDQVAALRQAGVRAAFLNSTLTPEAARRIEQQLLDGALDLLYVAPERLLLERTLDLLARARIALFAIDEAHCVSQWGHDFRPEYMQLSVLHQRFPDIPRIALTATADEPTRREISARLALEDARAFISSFDRPNIRYRITQGGGSAREQLLRFIRTEHAGDAGIVYCLSRKRVEEVAEWLKAQGLDALPYHAGLAAEVRLHNQSRFINEEGVIIVATIAFGMGIDKPNVRFVAHLNLPKSIEAYYQETGRAGRDGLPADAWMIYGLQDVILLRQMLETSESDAARKRVERHKLDAMLGLCELITCRRQALLGYFGETLAQPCGNCDTCLNAPETWDASLPAQKALSCVHRTGQRFGVNYLMDVLMGKADERMQRFGHDKSSTFGIGKDLAANEWRSIYRQLIARGLLAVDIEGHGSLKLTDACRPVLRGEERLMLRREIKAEKTKKAATRARTAFANTTDSALWEALRARRRQLALDQGVPPYVVFHDATLTQMIERRPRTLGEFGEISGVGERKLAAYGQEFLEIILAHTGQDKVPTLPTPAREAQPG, encoded by the coding sequence GTGACAAGAAACAATACTTCGTCCGGGACGCACGACAAACCTCTGCATATCCTGCGCAGCGTTTTCGGCTACGAGCATTTCCGCGCGCCGCAGGCGGAAGTGATCGACACCCTCATGCGCGGCGGCGATGCGCTGGTGCTCATGCCCACCGGCGGCGGCAAGTCCCTGTGCTTCCAGATTCCTTCCATCGCGCGCGCCGGAACGGGCATCGTGGTCTCGCCGCTGATTGCGCTCATGCAAGACCAGGTGGCGGCGTTGCGCCAGGCCGGCGTGCGCGCGGCTTTCCTCAATTCCACGCTCACGCCGGAGGCGGCGCGCCGCATCGAGCAGCAATTACTGGATGGCGCACTCGATTTGCTTTACGTCGCGCCCGAACGCCTGCTGCTCGAGCGCACGCTCGATCTGCTGGCGCGTGCCCGGATCGCCTTGTTCGCCATCGACGAGGCCCATTGCGTCTCGCAATGGGGCCACGATTTTCGCCCGGAATACATGCAGCTCTCGGTGCTGCACCAGCGCTTCCCGGACATCCCGCGCATCGCGCTCACGGCCACCGCCGACGAGCCCACGCGCCGCGAGATCAGCGCGCGCCTCGCGCTGGAAGATGCGCGTGCGTTCATCAGCAGTTTCGACCGCCCCAATATCCGTTACCGCATCACCCAGGGCGGCGGCAGCGCGCGCGAACAGTTGCTGCGGTTCATTCGCACGGAACATGCCGGCGACGCCGGCATCGTTTATTGCCTGTCGCGCAAGCGCGTGGAGGAAGTCGCCGAATGGCTCAAGGCCCAGGGCCTGGACGCGCTGCCGTATCACGCCGGCCTTGCCGCCGAGGTGCGTTTGCATAACCAGTCGCGCTTCATCAACGAAGAAGGCGTCATCATCGTCGCCACCATCGCCTTCGGCATGGGCATCGACAAGCCCAACGTGCGTTTTGTCGCGCACCTGAATCTGCCGAAGAGCATCGAGGCGTATTATCAGGAAACCGGACGCGCCGGGCGAGACGGTTTGCCGGCCGATGCCTGGATGATTTACGGCCTGCAGGACGTGATCCTGCTGCGCCAGATGCTGGAAACCTCCGAGTCCGACGCCGCGCGCAAGCGCGTCGAGCGCCACAAGCTCGACGCCATGCTCGGTCTGTGCGAGCTCATCACTTGCCGCCGTCAGGCATTGCTCGGCTATTTCGGCGAGACGCTGGCGCAGCCTTGCGGCAACTGCGACACCTGCCTCAATGCGCCCGAAACCTGGGACGCCAGCCTGCCCGCGCAAAAGGCCTTGTCCTGCGTGCATCGCACCGGCCAGCGCTTCGGCGTGAACTATCTGATGGATGTGCTGATGGGCAAGGCCGATGAACGCATGCAACGCTTTGGCCACGATAAATCCAGCACTTTCGGCATCGGCAAGGACCTGGCGGCGAACGAATGGCGCAGCATCTATCGCCAGCTGATCGCGCGCGGCCTGCTGGCGGTGGATATCGAAGGCCACGGTTCATTGAAGCTCACCGACGCCTGCCGTCCGGTGCTGCGCGGGGAAGAGCGCCTCATGCTGCGGCGCGAAATCAAAGCCGAAAAAACCAAAAAGGCCGCGACGCGCGCACGCACGGCGTTCGCCAACACGACCGACTCGGCGTTGTGGGAAGCGCTGCGCGCCCGCCGGCGCCAGCTGGCGCTCGATCAGGGTGTCCCGCCGTACGTCGTGTTTCACGACGCCACGCTCACGCAAATGATCGAGCGCCGCCCGCGCACGCTGGGCGAATTCGGCGAGATCTCCGGTGTCGGTGAACGCAAACTCGCGGCTTACGGCCAGGAGTTTTTGGAAATTATTCTGGCGCACACGGGCCAGGATAAAGTACCCACACTGCCAACCCCGGCGCGAGAAGCGCAACCCGGATAA
- a CDS encoding DUF882 domain-containing protein, with amino-acid sequence MLSRRGFLRFSLGVGAGLVAVPALARVALPQTGERVLSFYNTHTGEQTRATYWADGEYVASELATLDRLLRDHRSGEVAAMDPRLFDILHDLQQLTAASGTFQVISGYRSPATNAQMHRNSGGVARNSLHTRGQAIDIRLAGVELRDLHRAALSLRAGGVGYYASSDFIHVDTGRVRTW; translated from the coding sequence ATGTTGAGCCGAAGGGGATTTCTCAGGTTTTCACTGGGCGTGGGCGCGGGATTGGTCGCTGTGCCCGCGCTGGCGCGCGTGGCCTTGCCGCAGACAGGCGAGCGCGTGCTGTCGTTCTACAACACGCACACCGGCGAGCAGACCCGCGCCACGTATTGGGCCGATGGCGAGTACGTGGCGAGCGAACTCGCCACGCTCGACCGGTTGTTGCGCGATCACCGCAGCGGCGAGGTCGCGGCCATGGACCCGCGCCTGTTCGACATCCTGCACGATTTGCAACAGCTCACGGCCGCGTCCGGCACATTCCAGGTCATCTCCGGCTACCGCTCGCCCGCCACCAACGCACAGATGCACCGTAACAGCGGCGGCGTGGCCCGCAACAGCCTGCACACCCGCGGCCAGGCCATCGACATCCGTCTCGCCGGTGTCGAGCTGCGCGACCTGCACCGCGCCGCGCTCTCGCTGCGCGCCGGCGGCGTGGGCTACTACGCCAGCTCCGATTTCATCCACGTCGACACCGGCCGCGTGCGCACCTGGTAG
- a CDS encoding group I truncated hemoglobin: MAKTLYERLGGIEGITRLVDDAVDAHFANPLIKTRFENTPDVERAKRMSVEFFCAGSGGPQAYTGKDLVTAHKGMNISEQEFIAAVDDILSAMDKNNLGDDVKKDVLGVLYSLKGQIIRI, translated from the coding sequence ATGGCAAAAACACTTTATGAACGTCTGGGCGGTATCGAGGGAATCACGCGGCTGGTGGATGACGCCGTGGACGCGCATTTTGCGAATCCCCTCATCAAAACCCGGTTTGAAAATACCCCCGATGTCGAACGCGCCAAGCGCATGTCGGTCGAGTTCTTTTGCGCCGGGTCCGGCGGGCCCCAGGCCTATACCGGAAAAGATCTGGTGACCGCGCACAAGGGCATGAACATCTCGGAGCAGGAATTCATCGCGGCCGTGGACGATATTTTGTCGGCCATGGATAAAAACAATCTGGGCGATGACGTGAAGAAGGATGTGCTGGGCGTGCTTTATTCGCTCAAGGGCCAGATCATCCGCATATAA
- a CDS encoding L,D-transpeptidase family protein, with protein MRTTDHFQRTPSGAQCAFTALLMFATLGAARAEPAPDAALAEALRASLAAPVVSCSESRLDPRRLAPFYQPDSPRPHWVSYRGPGARARLLRALLRTAGQHGLEPARYRIDDIEAHWRDRSPAGQACLELYLTSAFERYSLDLRTGRVGPHEADPSWYLPVADFDPAAALAAVGNDGDFAALIDSLAPSHPAYERLREALARYESIAHAGGWPALSPGPEFGPGKAPAAPEQIALLRERLRAEGDLSGFSFGNHEAYDAPLEAAVKRFQQRHGLQADGVVGARTRAALNVPVAARIAQLRRTLERWRWMPRDFGEHYILVNSAGFELAVVERGRTVLGMRVIVGMPEQPTPSFAASLQTLAINPYWNVPERIAREVLLPKQQRDPLFFTTRGIRVFDASNGNGYSEEIEPGQLDWISMDAESFDYRLRQEPGPKNSLGRLSFMLPNPFGVFLHDTPDKALFERDTRTFSESCVRLEQAMALAQHALRRLDGWDEERLRNEIDTQNQQTLRLPEPIPVYVLYLTSWVDDDGLVHFREDVYQRERILAGYYPAK; from the coding sequence GTGCGCACCACCGACCATTTCCAGCGAACGCCATCGGGCGCGCAATGCGCGTTCACGGCGCTGCTGATGTTCGCCACGTTAGGTGCCGCGCGCGCCGAGCCGGCTCCCGACGCCGCGCTCGCGGAAGCGCTGCGCGCATCGCTGGCCGCGCCGGTCGTGTCGTGCAGCGAGTCGCGCCTCGACCCGCGGCGGCTGGCGCCGTTTTACCAGCCGGACAGCCCGCGCCCGCACTGGGTCAGTTACCGGGGACCGGGCGCCCGTGCCCGCCTGTTGCGCGCCTTGCTGCGCACCGCCGGGCAGCATGGCCTGGAGCCCGCGCGCTACCGGATCGACGACATCGAGGCGCACTGGCGCGACCGTTCGCCGGCCGGGCAGGCCTGCCTCGAGCTGTATCTCACCAGCGCCTTCGAGCGTTACAGCCTCGACCTGCGCACCGGCCGGGTGGGCCCGCACGAAGCCGACCCGAGCTGGTACCTGCCGGTGGCGGACTTCGATCCCGCCGCCGCGCTCGCCGCGGTGGGCAACGACGGCGATTTCGCCGCGCTGATCGATTCGCTGGCGCCGTCGCACCCGGCCTATGAACGTCTGCGCGAGGCGTTGGCGCGCTACGAAAGCATCGCGCACGCGGGCGGCTGGCCGGCGCTGTCACCCGGACCGGAGTTCGGTCCCGGCAAGGCGCCGGCGGCACCGGAGCAAATTGCGTTGCTGCGCGAGCGGCTGCGCGCCGAGGGCGATCTCTCCGGATTTTCGTTCGGGAACCACGAGGCCTACGACGCGCCGCTCGAGGCCGCGGTGAAGCGCTTCCAGCAGCGCCACGGTTTGCAGGCCGACGGTGTCGTGGGTGCGCGCACGCGCGCGGCACTCAACGTCCCGGTGGCGGCGCGCATCGCCCAGCTGCGCCGCACGCTGGAGCGCTGGCGCTGGATGCCGCGCGATTTCGGCGAGCACTACATCCTGGTCAACAGCGCCGGCTTCGAACTCGCGGTGGTCGAGCGCGGGCGCACGGTGCTCGGTATGCGCGTGATCGTGGGCATGCCCGAGCAGCCGACGCCGTCGTTCGCGGCGTCGCTGCAGACCCTGGCCATCAACCCGTACTGGAACGTGCCGGAGCGCATTGCGCGCGAGGTGCTGCTGCCGAAGCAGCAGCGCGACCCGCTCTTTTTTACGACGCGCGGCATCCGCGTCTTTGACGCGAGTAACGGTAACGGCTACAGCGAGGAAATCGAACCCGGGCAACTCGACTGGATCAGCATGGATGCCGAAAGCTTTGATTACCGGCTGCGCCAGGAGCCGGGCCCGAAGAACAGCCTCGGGCGCCTGTCGTTCATGTTGCCCAATCCGTTCGGCGTGTTCCTGCACGATACGCCGGACAAGGCATTGTTCGAGCGCGACACCCGCACCTTCAGTGAATCCTGCGTGCGCCTCGAGCAGGCCATGGCGCTGGCGCAGCACGCGCTGCGACGGCTCGACGGCTGGGACGAGGAGCGTCTGCGCAACGAGATCGACACGCAGAACCAGCAGACCCTGCGCCTGCCCGAGCCGATCCCGGTGTACGTGCTCTATCTCACGAGCTGGGTCGACGACGACGGACTGGTGCATTTCCGCGAGGACGTATACCAGCGCGAGCGCATTCTGGCCGGATACTACCCGGCCAAGTGA
- a CDS encoding MFS transporter: MNRMKKNVWLLSFCQALMNSGNILLATTSALVGYQLAENKALATLPLGLQFLGTMLTTIPASMFMKHVGRRAGFIVGTLFGLAGAGLASWAIVHGSFFLFCAGAVLFGVFNGFGTYYRFAAADIATDDYRPTAISYVMAGGVIAAVVGPNLAKWSIGLLPSAEFAGSYLALAGLYVASLAVLLFLDIPRPGAHEAHDTGRPLREIATQGKFVVAVLGAAVGFGVMSLVMTATPLAMHAHAHPFPDTAFVIEWHVLGMFAPSFVTGHLIRRFGVLNIMLTGAVLNVLCVVVNLGGTDLTHFWGALVLLGVGWNFLFVGGTTLLTETYRIEEKAKAQALNDFLVFTMVTVSSLSAGALHYLLGWRAVNLGVLLPIAFILGALLWLRSKQRAGVAAGI, translated from the coding sequence ATGAACCGAATGAAGAAAAACGTCTGGCTGTTGTCGTTCTGCCAGGCGCTCATGAACAGCGGCAATATCCTACTCGCCACCACGTCCGCGCTCGTGGGTTACCAGCTTGCCGAGAACAAGGCGCTCGCGACCCTGCCGCTCGGCCTGCAGTTCCTCGGCACCATGCTCACCACCATCCCGGCCTCGATGTTCATGAAGCACGTCGGCCGACGCGCGGGTTTCATCGTCGGCACCTTGTTCGGCCTAGCCGGCGCGGGACTCGCCTCCTGGGCCATCGTGCACGGCTCGTTTTTCCTGTTCTGCGCCGGCGCCGTGCTGTTCGGCGTGTTCAACGGCTTCGGGACCTACTATCGCTTCGCGGCGGCGGATATCGCGACCGACGACTACCGCCCGACCGCCATTTCCTATGTCATGGCCGGCGGCGTGATCGCCGCCGTCGTGGGGCCGAATCTCGCGAAGTGGAGCATCGGGTTGCTGCCATCGGCGGAGTTCGCCGGCAGCTACCTCGCGCTCGCAGGCCTCTACGTTGCCTCGCTCGCGGTGCTGCTGTTCCTCGACATCCCGCGCCCCGGCGCGCACGAGGCGCACGACACCGGCCGGCCGCTGCGGGAAATCGCGACGCAGGGCAAGTTCGTGGTCGCCGTGCTCGGCGCGGCGGTCGGCTTCGGCGTCATGTCGCTGGTGATGACGGCCACGCCGCTGGCCATGCACGCCCACGCGCACCCCTTCCCCGACACCGCTTTCGTGATCGAGTGGCACGTGCTCGGCATGTTCGCGCCGTCCTTCGTCACCGGCCATCTCATCCGCCGCTTCGGGGTGCTCAACATCATGCTGACCGGCGCGGTGCTGAACGTCCTGTGCGTGGTGGTGAACCTGGGCGGCACGGACCTGACGCATTTCTGGGGCGCGCTGGTGCTGCTGGGCGTGGGCTGGAATTTCCTGTTCGTCGGCGGGACCACGCTGCTCACCGAGACCTACCGCATCGAGGAAAAGGCCAAGGCGCAGGCGCTCAACGATTTTCTGGTGTTCACGATGGTGACGGTTTCGAGCCTCTCCGCCGGCGCGCTGCACTATCTTCTCGGCTGGCGCGCCGTCAATCTCGGCGTACTGCTGCCGATCGCGTTCATTCTCGGCGCGCTGCTGTGGCTGCGCTCGAAGCAGCGTGCCGGCGTTGCGGCCGGGATTTAG
- a CDS encoding alpha/beta fold hydrolase: MPVAFWMLRMAIRLLGLVAPALAGRWVYRLWFQPLRYPEPAREKEWRRTAQSLDVEFHGQRLAVDAWGTGPVVLLVHGWNGRGAQLGAFAPELVRAGYRVVAFDTPAHGRSPGRATSLPEISEAIHAVARACGTVHAIIGHSFGVACAIYAVQQGLKVNRIVAVSPPANVRWLTQSFFTALDIAPRVQEIFNKKFEADFGADLWQRFSPEVLARRLDVPGLVIHDQDDRDAPIEGGAAVARAWPGAQFVRTTGLGHRRILRDPDVIARVTAFIAG; encoded by the coding sequence ATGCCAGTAGCTTTCTGGATGCTGCGCATGGCGATTCGCCTGCTGGGCCTGGTCGCGCCGGCCCTGGCCGGGCGCTGGGTGTATCGCCTGTGGTTTCAACCGTTGCGTTATCCGGAACCGGCGCGGGAAAAGGAATGGCGCCGCACGGCCCAGTCTCTGGACGTGGAATTTCACGGCCAGCGGCTGGCGGTCGATGCCTGGGGCACGGGACCGGTGGTGCTGCTGGTGCACGGCTGGAACGGGCGCGGCGCGCAACTCGGCGCGTTCGCGCCGGAGCTGGTCCGCGCCGGTTACCGGGTGGTGGCGTTCGACACGCCGGCACACGGCCGCTCGCCGGGGCGCGCCACCAGCCTGCCGGAAATCAGCGAGGCCATCCACGCCGTGGCCCGTGCCTGCGGAACGGTGCACGCGATCATCGGGCATTCCTTCGGCGTCGCCTGCGCGATCTACGCGGTGCAGCAGGGGCTCAAGGTGAACCGCATTGTCGCCGTCAGCCCGCCGGCCAATGTGCGCTGGCTCACGCAAAGTTTTTTCACCGCGCTGGATATCGCGCCGCGGGTGCAGGAAATATTCAACAAGAAATTCGAGGCGGACTTCGGCGCTGATTTGTGGCAGCGCTTCTCGCCCGAAGTCCTGGCGCGCCGGCTCGACGTGCCGGGGCTGGTGATCCATGACCAGGACGACCGCGACGCCCCCATCGAGGGAGGCGCCGCGGTGGCGCGGGCCTGGCCCGGTGCGCAATTCGTCCGCACCACCGGTCTCGGCCATCGCCGCATCCTGCGCGACCCGGACGTGATCGCGCGCGTGACGGCGTTTATCGCGGGCTGA